In Streptomyces sp. NBC_01717, one DNA window encodes the following:
- a CDS encoding DUF485 domain-containing protein, translating into MSSYEPAQPSPEHQPPRPPHRPPYQPRHQRPQPTHRPRYEPPHDPAFLLPWQSSTPTPPPRWPSPPTTPVPAPGHHSDLRRLRGAYRILRRGATLTALGFFTLFLLLSGFAPGLMTHPLGGGLTTGLALGLCQLPVTLLAIALYERTARRTIDPLATELRRTGGTR; encoded by the coding sequence ATGTCGTCGTACGAACCCGCACAGCCCTCCCCTGAGCACCAGCCTCCCCGCCCGCCGCACCGTCCCCCGTACCAACCCCGCCACCAACGGCCGCAGCCAACCCACCGGCCCCGGTACGAGCCTCCGCACGACCCCGCATTCCTCCTCCCCTGGCAGAGCTCCACACCCACACCCCCGCCCCGCTGGCCAAGCCCGCCCACCACGCCCGTCCCCGCACCCGGCCACCACAGCGATCTGCGCCGGCTGCGCGGTGCCTACCGCATCCTGCGGCGCGGCGCGACGCTGACAGCACTCGGCTTCTTCACGCTCTTCCTCCTGCTGTCCGGCTTCGCCCCGGGGCTGATGACCCACCCCCTCGGCGGCGGCCTCACCACCGGTCTCGCACTCGGTCTGTGCCAACTCCCGGTGACCCTGCTCGCGATCGCCCTCTACGAGCGGACCGCCCGGCGCACGATCGACCCGCTCGCCACCGAACTCCGCAGAACAGGAGGGACCCGATGA
- a CDS encoding cupin domain-containing protein: MSYPEPRYLGERGQVSALFRPASPEPDTGFISYVAKQENTNGEFGLYKIDMGPKVMGATEHFHRTISESFYVLSGEVRLYNGERWVTGGEGDFLYVPAGGLHAFQNDSDAPVSLLLLFTPGAPREEYFEKVAEYSQRSREELKAFRIRHDQYNTDMLDD; this comes from the coding sequence ATGTCCTATCCAGAGCCCCGCTATCTCGGCGAAAGGGGCCAGGTCAGCGCACTGTTCCGACCTGCATCCCCGGAGCCCGACACCGGCTTCATCAGCTACGTGGCCAAGCAGGAGAACACCAACGGCGAGTTCGGCCTGTACAAGATCGACATGGGGCCGAAGGTCATGGGCGCCACGGAACACTTTCACCGTACGATCTCCGAGTCCTTCTACGTCCTGTCCGGCGAGGTCCGGCTCTACAACGGCGAACGCTGGGTCACAGGAGGCGAGGGAGACTTCCTCTACGTACCGGCCGGCGGGCTCCACGCCTTCCAGAACGACAGCGACGCCCCGGTGTCGCTGCTGCTGCTCTTCACACCGGGAGCTCCCAGGGAGGAGTACTTCGAGAAGGTGGCGGAGTACTCACAGCGCAGCCGCGAAGAGTTGAAAGCCTTCCGGATCAGGCACGACCAGTACAACACCGACATGCTCGACGACTAG
- a CDS encoding ABC transporter permease — MTIWKTSVRNFFAHKGRMALSAVAVLLSVAFVCGTLVFTDTMNTTFDKLFAATSADVTVSPRKAQGADEMPQNGRPVSLPAAAVEQARKADGVKTAEGAVTSMSVTVVDSHNKNMGSSTGAPTIAGNWTQNDLRSMEITSGHAPRGPTEVMVDADTADKHHLKIGDELRTIAVTGDIRATISGIASFKVTNPGAAVVYLDTATAQAKLLGKPGVFTHISVTAEPGVSDTQLKKNVATALGDSAAYKLQTQQEAADANKDSMGSFLDVMKYAMLGFAGIAFLVGIFLIVNTFSMLVAQRTREIGLMRAIGSSRRQVNRSVLVEALFLGFVGSVLGVGAGIGVAVGLMKLMTAMGMNLSTEDLTIAWTTPVLGLALGVIVTVVAAYVPARRAGKISPMAALRDAGTPTDGRAGRVRALIGLVLTAAGGVALYTAAQADEASAGSLFLGAGVVFTLIGFIVIGPLLAGFVVRVLSTVVLRMFGPVGRMAERNALRNPRRTGATGAALMIGLALVACLSVVGSSMVASATEELDRSVGADFIVQPSGNPPQPIVPQAAKALEAVPGIEHITDYKSVSAKLTAPDGAVEDEGVVAADPTYQDDLRRETVSGNLADAYGKDAMSVGDAYATRHKVEVGDRITVAFKDGGTAKLKVAAITSDDTNVDKGAMYTSITTAEKYVPADKMPKNMIMFAKAQDGKEKEAYTALKDALAAYPQYSVQNQADFKQDLKDQIGQLLNIVYGLLALAIIVAVLGVVNTLALSVVERTREIGLMRAIGLSRRQLRRMIRLESVVIALFGALLGLGLGMGWGTAAQKLLALEGLGVLEIPWPTILTVFVGSAFVGLFAALVPAFRAGRMNVLNAIATE; from the coding sequence ATGACCATCTGGAAGACCTCGGTGCGCAACTTCTTCGCGCACAAGGGACGGATGGCGCTCTCCGCCGTGGCGGTCCTGCTGTCGGTGGCGTTCGTGTGCGGCACGCTCGTCTTCACCGACACGATGAACACCACGTTCGACAAGCTGTTCGCGGCGACCTCGGCCGATGTCACCGTCAGCCCCAGGAAGGCGCAGGGCGCCGACGAAATGCCGCAGAACGGCAGGCCTGTCTCGCTGCCCGCCGCAGCCGTCGAGCAGGCCAGGAAGGCGGACGGGGTGAAGACCGCCGAGGGCGCGGTCACCAGCATGTCCGTCACCGTCGTCGACAGTCACAACAAGAACATGGGCTCCTCGACCGGCGCCCCGACGATCGCGGGCAACTGGACGCAGAACGACCTGCGTTCGATGGAGATCACCTCCGGACACGCACCGCGCGGACCGACCGAGGTCATGGTCGACGCCGACACCGCGGACAAGCACCACCTGAAGATCGGCGACGAGCTGCGCACCATCGCCGTCACCGGCGACATCAGGGCGACGATCAGCGGTATCGCCTCCTTCAAGGTCACCAACCCGGGTGCGGCCGTCGTCTACCTCGACACCGCCACCGCGCAGGCCAAGCTGCTCGGCAAGCCCGGTGTCTTCACCCACATCTCCGTCACCGCCGAACCCGGTGTCAGTGACACGCAGTTGAAGAAGAACGTCGCCACCGCCCTCGGTGACAGCGCCGCGTACAAGCTCCAGACCCAGCAGGAGGCCGCGGACGCCAACAAGGACTCGATGGGCTCCTTCCTCGACGTGATGAAGTACGCGATGCTCGGCTTCGCCGGGATCGCCTTCCTCGTCGGCATCTTTCTCATCGTCAACACCTTCTCGATGCTGGTGGCCCAGCGCACCCGCGAGATCGGCCTGATGCGGGCCATCGGCTCCAGTCGCAGGCAGGTCAACCGGTCCGTGCTGGTCGAGGCGCTGTTCCTCGGCTTCGTCGGCTCCGTCCTCGGCGTCGGTGCCGGAATCGGTGTCGCCGTCGGTCTGATGAAGCTCATGACCGCCATGGGCATGAACCTGTCCACCGAGGACCTCACGATCGCCTGGACGACTCCGGTGCTCGGGCTGGCGCTCGGCGTCATCGTCACCGTCGTCGCCGCGTACGTCCCGGCCCGCCGGGCCGGGAAGATCTCCCCGATGGCCGCCCTGCGCGACGCCGGCACCCCGACGGACGGCCGCGCCGGGCGGGTACGGGCCCTGATCGGTCTGGTCCTCACGGCCGCCGGTGGGGTCGCCCTGTACACCGCGGCGCAGGCCGACGAGGCGAGCGCCGGATCGCTCTTCCTCGGTGCCGGTGTGGTCTTCACCCTGATCGGCTTCATCGTGATCGGCCCGCTGCTGGCCGGCTTCGTGGTCCGGGTGCTCAGCACGGTGGTGCTGCGGATGTTCGGCCCGGTCGGGCGGATGGCGGAGCGCAACGCGCTGCGCAACCCGCGGCGTACCGGAGCGACCGGAGCGGCCCTGATGATCGGCCTCGCGCTGGTCGCCTGCCTCTCCGTCGTCGGCTCGTCGATGGTCGCCTCGGCGACCGAGGAGCTCGACAGGTCGGTCGGCGCGGACTTCATCGTCCAGCCGAGCGGCAACCCGCCCCAGCCGATCGTGCCGCAGGCCGCGAAGGCCCTGGAGGCCGTCCCGGGTATCGAGCACATCACCGACTACAAGTCCGTCAGTGCCAAGCTGACCGCCCCCGACGGCGCGGTCGAGGACGAGGGTGTCGTCGCCGCGGACCCGACGTACCAGGACGACCTGCGCCGCGAGACGGTCTCCGGGAATCTGGCCGACGCCTACGGCAAGGACGCCATGTCGGTCGGTGACGCGTACGCCACCCGGCACAAGGTCGAGGTCGGCGACCGGATCACCGTCGCGTTCAAGGACGGCGGGACGGCGAAGCTGAAGGTCGCCGCGATCACCTCGGACGACACGAACGTCGACAAGGGCGCGATGTACACCAGCATCACGACCGCCGAGAAGTACGTTCCCGCCGACAAGATGCCGAAGAACATGATCATGTTCGCCAAGGCGCAGGACGGCAAGGAGAAGGAGGCGTACACCGCCCTCAAGGACGCCCTCGCCGCTTACCCGCAGTACTCCGTGCAGAACCAGGCCGACTTCAAGCAGGATCTGAAGGACCAGATCGGCCAGCTGCTGAACATCGTCTACGGCCTGCTGGCGCTCGCGATCATCGTCGCGGTGCTCGGTGTGGTGAACACCCTGGCCCTGTCGGTGGTCGAGCGGACCCGGGAGATCGGCCTGATGCGCGCCATCGGCCTCTCCCGCCGCCAGCTGCGCCGCATGATCCGCCTGGAGTCGGTGGTCATCGCCCTCTTCGGTGCCCTGCTCGGCCTCGGCCTGGGCATGGGCTGGGGCACGGCTGCGCAGAAGCTGCTGGCCCTGGAAGGCCTCGGCGTGCTGGAGATTCCGTGGCCGACGATCCTCACGGTCTTCGTCGGCTCGGCCTTCGTCGGCCTGTTCGCAGCCCTGGTCCCGGCGTTCCGGGCGGGCCGGATGAACGTGCTGAACGCGATCGCCACCGAATAG
- a CDS encoding GntR family transcriptional regulator: MDADDVIDPGAPLTPYRQLAEILRARIARGDWSAGRAIPSEGQLVQEYGLARSTVRRALILLADEGVLFVVPQRGWFVTND; the protein is encoded by the coding sequence ATGGACGCAGACGACGTCATTGACCCCGGTGCACCGCTGACCCCGTACCGGCAGCTAGCCGAGATCCTGCGGGCCCGTATCGCGCGCGGTGACTGGTCGGCCGGGCGTGCCATCCCCAGCGAGGGGCAGTTGGTGCAGGAGTACGGGCTAGCCCGCAGCACTGTTCGCCGGGCGCTGATCCTGCTCGCCGACGAGGGCGTGTTGTTCGTTGTCCCGCAGCGAGGGTGGTTCGTCACAAACGACTGA
- a CDS encoding MFS transporter → MSGAGPAPAPSPTAHHGRGRGRVVAALMLGMALTAIDGTIVSTAVPQIVGDLGGFAVFSWLFSGYLLAVTVTLPVYGKLSDTFGRKPVLIAGIILFLAGSVLCAAAWNMAALIAFRVVQGLGGGALQGTVQTIAADLYPLKERPRIQARLSTVWATSAVAGPVVGGLLATYADWRWIFLINLPIGAVALWLVVRHLHEPSRGHRAAGASRLRIDWAGALAVFATGALLLTALVQGGVAWPWLSAPSLGLLGASAVLAALTVVIERRAADPIIPGWVWRRRTIASVNLALGAMGLLMVAPTVFLPTYAQSVLGLGPIAAGFVLSVMTLSWPVSAALSNRVYNRIGFRRTAIIGMSGALLILLSFPLLPYPGEPWQPALIMLLLGAALGLFQLPLIVGVQSTVGWSERGTTTASVLFCRQVGQSLGAALFGAVANGVLASRLADAPVPGLPGDLDAISHALDDPGALSAAGADYLRRAVDAAVDQVYLGAAAAAAVALLVLVFVAPRRFPILAEGTEEAGGDIGSRFLKTPGTNKGLDN, encoded by the coding sequence ATGTCCGGGGCCGGACCGGCCCCCGCCCCCTCCCCCACCGCACACCACGGCCGTGGCCGTGGCCGCGTCGTGGCCGCGCTGATGCTCGGCATGGCCCTGACCGCGATCGACGGCACCATCGTCTCCACCGCGGTCCCCCAGATCGTCGGCGATCTCGGCGGGTTCGCCGTCTTCTCCTGGCTCTTCTCCGGCTATCTGCTGGCCGTGACCGTCACCCTCCCGGTCTACGGCAAGCTCTCCGACACCTTCGGCCGCAAGCCGGTCCTGATCGCCGGCATCATCCTCTTCCTCGCCGGATCGGTGCTCTGCGCGGCCGCCTGGAACATGGCCGCCCTGATCGCCTTCCGCGTCGTCCAGGGACTCGGCGGCGGCGCGCTGCAGGGGACGGTGCAGACCATCGCCGCCGACCTCTACCCGCTCAAGGAACGTCCGAGGATCCAGGCCAGGCTGTCCACCGTCTGGGCCACGTCCGCCGTCGCAGGGCCGGTGGTCGGCGGCCTGCTCGCGACCTACGCCGACTGGCGCTGGATCTTCCTGATCAATCTGCCGATCGGGGCGGTCGCGCTCTGGCTGGTCGTACGCCACCTCCACGAACCGTCGCGAGGCCACCGCGCCGCGGGCGCATCCCGGCTCCGCATCGACTGGGCGGGCGCCCTCGCCGTCTTCGCGACCGGCGCCCTGCTGCTGACCGCGCTCGTGCAGGGCGGTGTCGCCTGGCCCTGGCTGTCGGCGCCGTCGCTCGGCCTGCTGGGCGCGAGCGCCGTTCTGGCCGCGCTGACCGTCGTCATCGAGCGACGCGCCGCCGACCCGATCATCCCCGGCTGGGTGTGGCGGCGGCGGACCATCGCCTCGGTCAATCTGGCCCTGGGCGCGATGGGGCTGCTGATGGTCGCCCCGACCGTCTTCCTGCCGACGTACGCCCAGTCGGTCCTCGGCCTCGGGCCGATCGCCGCCGGTTTCGTGCTCTCCGTGATGACGCTGAGCTGGCCGGTGTCGGCGGCCCTGTCCAACCGGGTCTACAACCGCATCGGGTTCCGCCGCACCGCGATCATCGGCATGAGCGGCGCCCTGCTGATCCTGCTGTCCTTCCCACTGCTGCCGTACCCCGGCGAGCCATGGCAGCCGGCCCTCATCATGCTGCTGCTGGGTGCGGCGCTGGGACTGTTCCAGCTCCCGTTGATCGTGGGGGTCCAGTCGACGGTCGGCTGGTCCGAACGCGGCACGACGACCGCCTCCGTACTCTTCTGCCGCCAGGTCGGCCAGAGTCTGGGCGCCGCGCTCTTCGGGGCCGTCGCCAACGGCGTCCTCGCGTCCCGGCTCGCCGACGCGCCCGTCCCCGGGCTGCCCGGCGACCTGGACGCGATCTCGCACGCACTGGACGACCCGGGTGCGCTCTCGGCCGCCGGGGCGGACTACCTGCGGCGGGCCGTCGACGCGGCCGTAGACCAGGTCTACCTCGGGGCCGCAGCGGCTGCGGCGGTGGCTCTGCTGGTGCTGGTCTTCGTGGCGCCACGCCGTTTCCCGATCCTCGCGGAGGGCACCGAGGAGGCCGGCGGCGATATCGGAAGCCGGTTCCTGAAGACCCCGGGAACTAACAAAGGACTGGACAACTGA
- a CDS encoding recombinase family protein, translating into MTTPENAKLAIYLRLSRDSEDSASLDTQRAAAHRWLEAHGHDPAEAVEYLDAGVSGAKPLEQRAGMSALMDARPAVIVAWKLDRYARSVSEFLRLVAWSEAHGAALATTDGTIDTTSPTGRMVATALAALAEWERSMITSRIVEGHETRRNRGRWSSGPAPYGYRIERRDSAAYLAVDAAQATLVRAAITKLVDGGTVTGTAPLVGLTDRAWRSLLKSATLRGQREYKGAPVLAEDGITPVQFAEPIITAADAKAIRERLAALATGTDRAPRKAAPMCAGLAFCERCGGRLNGGMSEGVPRYKCKAGHVSITAAKLDERVEAEFLAAWGEFTETVVRREGGNDLSAEMIEAQEQAERLGQRMKSAGPLMISTLESMAEELEAAYAALRAAHDPEVREVPVPTGRTLATAWEDTAERTRLLAGMGLRVELGPKRQADRLSITWGPDHAADAADAVLRDE; encoded by the coding sequence GTGACGACACCCGAGAACGCCAAGCTCGCCATCTACCTCCGCCTCAGCCGGGACAGCGAGGACAGTGCATCCCTGGACACACAGCGAGCAGCCGCCCACCGCTGGTTGGAGGCGCATGGCCATGACCCGGCGGAAGCTGTGGAGTATCTGGACGCTGGGGTATCCGGTGCCAAGCCGTTGGAGCAGCGAGCGGGCATGTCGGCGCTCATGGATGCTCGTCCCGCTGTCATCGTCGCGTGGAAGCTGGACCGCTACGCCCGCAGCGTCTCCGAGTTCCTTCGGCTCGTCGCCTGGTCCGAAGCGCACGGCGCCGCCCTGGCCACCACGGACGGCACCATTGACACGACGTCGCCGACTGGCCGCATGGTCGCAACGGCGCTCGCCGCTCTCGCTGAATGGGAGCGCAGCATGATCACCAGCCGCATCGTCGAGGGACACGAGACCCGGCGGAATCGGGGTCGGTGGTCGTCCGGTCCGGCCCCCTACGGCTACCGCATCGAGCGCCGGGATAGTGCCGCGTATCTCGCTGTCGACGCTGCCCAAGCCACGCTCGTACGCGCCGCTATCACCAAGCTGGTCGACGGGGGCACGGTGACCGGTACGGCACCTCTGGTCGGGCTCACCGATAGGGCGTGGCGCTCACTGCTGAAGTCGGCCACCCTGCGCGGACAGCGCGAATACAAGGGCGCCCCAGTGCTCGCCGAGGATGGGATCACGCCCGTTCAGTTCGCCGAGCCCATCATCACTGCGGCGGACGCCAAGGCCATTCGGGAACGCCTCGCAGCGCTGGCTACAGGTACGGATCGCGCTCCCCGCAAAGCAGCGCCGATGTGTGCTGGGCTTGCCTTCTGTGAGCGCTGTGGTGGACGGCTCAACGGCGGCATGTCCGAGGGTGTGCCCCGCTACAAGTGCAAGGCCGGACACGTCAGCATCACGGCCGCGAAGCTGGATGAACGGGTGGAGGCTGAATTCCTCGCTGCCTGGGGCGAGTTCACTGAAACCGTGGTTCGCCGTGAAGGTGGCAACGACCTGTCCGCGGAGATGATCGAAGCGCAGGAGCAAGCGGAGCGCCTCGGACAGCGAATGAAGTCTGCCGGGCCGCTGATGATCAGCACCCTGGAAAGCATGGCCGAGGAGCTGGAGGCCGCGTATGCCGCTTTGCGGGCCGCTCATGACCCGGAAGTCCGGGAGGTGCCTGTACCCACCGGGAGGACCCTGGCGACGGCATGGGAGGACACAGCGGAACGGACACGGCTACTTGCTGGAATGGGGCTGCGAGTTGAGCTCGGACCGAAGCGGCAGGCAGACCGGCTGAGCATCACGTGGGGACCGGACCACGCCGCCGACGCTGCTGATGCCGTGCTCCGGGATGAATGA
- a CDS encoding sodium/solute symporter has protein sequence MNGFDESAQTMSLVAFIAVATVTLLLCVMTGPDRDDLDEFYTGYGSLTPVRNGLAIAGDYLSAATLLSTTGIIALTGYDGLVLALSTALSLVLLMFLLAEPLRNAGRFTMGDMLTRRAPGRAVRIAACGVTLTALVPLMVVQLAGSGDLLAFILGFDSSGFRTGSIIVLGIVMISYAAIGGMKGTALIQIVKTVVLVAACLTISALVMNRFGWSTDALLTAAQRGSGAGAAYLHSGLQFGGSGLDMVSSELTVVVGGACLPHITMRMSSARSAQAVRRSLSWAISVVVGLCLLLTVIGFGAAALVGHNLIVAAGAQGNGSILQVSGAVAGSGELGALVVTMMTTAIFLTLLASVAGMILACANSLAHDLFAHGLHGIRDRGKEPVEDRIEMGTAQAAAVGVGLVAITLAVLARHWNVQALVMLSICIGASALAPALVYSMFWRRFTRTGLLCTLIGGTVAVLVLITGTNLVSGSPGSVFPGRDFNWFPFTTTGLVSIPVGFLAGWLGTVLGGRTAAEERRLYEAEEPWILAGAPPATARRAG, from the coding sequence ATGAACGGATTCGACGAGTCCGCCCAGACGATGTCCCTCGTGGCGTTCATCGCCGTGGCCACCGTCACCCTGCTGCTCTGCGTGATGACCGGTCCGGACCGCGACGACCTCGACGAGTTCTACACCGGCTACGGCTCGCTCACCCCGGTGCGCAACGGCCTCGCCATCGCCGGCGACTACCTCTCCGCCGCAACCCTTCTCAGCACCACCGGAATCATCGCCCTCACCGGCTACGACGGGCTCGTCCTCGCCCTGAGCACCGCCCTCTCCCTGGTCCTGCTGATGTTCCTGCTGGCCGAACCGCTGCGTAATGCAGGGCGGTTCACCATGGGCGACATGCTCACCCGCCGCGCCCCCGGCCGCGCGGTCCGCATCGCCGCCTGTGGGGTCACCCTGACCGCGCTCGTTCCGCTGATGGTCGTGCAGCTGGCAGGAAGTGGCGATCTGCTCGCGTTCATCCTCGGCTTCGACAGCTCCGGATTCCGGACCGGCTCGATCATCGTCCTCGGCATCGTGATGATCAGCTACGCGGCGATCGGCGGGATGAAGGGCACCGCCCTGATCCAGATCGTCAAGACGGTCGTCCTCGTGGCCGCCTGCCTCACCATCTCCGCACTGGTCATGAACCGCTTCGGCTGGTCCACCGACGCCCTGCTCACCGCCGCCCAGCGGGGCAGCGGCGCCGGTGCGGCGTATCTCCACTCCGGCCTGCAGTTCGGCGGCAGCGGGCTCGACATGGTCAGCTCCGAACTGACCGTGGTGGTCGGCGGCGCCTGTCTGCCGCACATCACCATGCGCATGTCGAGCGCCCGCAGCGCACAGGCCGTCCGCCGCTCACTCTCCTGGGCGATCTCGGTGGTCGTGGGTCTCTGCCTGCTGCTCACCGTGATCGGCTTCGGTGCGGCCGCACTGGTCGGCCACAACCTCATCGTGGCCGCCGGAGCGCAGGGAAACGGTTCGATCCTGCAGGTCAGCGGCGCGGTCGCGGGCAGCGGCGAGCTCGGTGCGCTGGTGGTCACCATGATGACGACAGCCATCTTCCTGACGCTGCTCGCCTCGGTCGCCGGAATGATTCTGGCCTGCGCGAACTCCCTCGCCCACGACCTGTTCGCCCACGGGCTGCACGGGATCCGCGACCGCGGCAAGGAGCCGGTCGAGGACCGCATCGAGATGGGCACGGCGCAGGCAGCCGCGGTCGGTGTCGGCCTGGTCGCCATCACGCTCGCCGTACTGGCCCGGCACTGGAACGTCCAGGCGCTGGTGATGCTCTCCATCTGCATCGGGGCGTCGGCGCTGGCCCCGGCGCTCGTCTACAGCATGTTCTGGCGGCGCTTCACCCGCACGGGGCTGCTGTGCACCCTCATCGGCGGCACCGTTGCCGTGCTGGTGCTGATCACCGGCACCAATCTGGTCTCGGGCTCGCCCGGGTCGGTCTTTCCCGGACGCGACTTCAACTGGTTCCCGTTCACCACGACCGGGCTCGTGTCGATCCCGGTCGGTTTCCTGGCGGGCTGGCTGGGAACGGTGCTCGGCGGGCGCACGGCGGCCGAGGAACGCAGGCTGTACGAGGCCGAGGAGCCGTGGATCCTGGCGGGCGCACCCCCGGCAACGGCGCGCCGGGCGGGGTAG
- a CDS encoding ABC transporter ATP-binding protein, which produces MTTAVTIPRHGGTGGRTAVAARARQVVKAYGAGETRVVALDHVDVDIARGQFTAIMGPSGSGKSTLMHCLAGLDTVTSGEIHLDETEITKLKDKKLTQLRRDRIGFIFQAFNLLPTLNALENITLPMDIAGRKPDADWLRQVVDTVGLAERLKHRPTELSGGQQQRVAVARALAARPEIIFGDEPTGNLDSRAGAEVLSFLRKSVDELNQTIVMVTHDPVAASYADRVLYLADGRIVDEMHNPTADQVLDRMKDFDARGRTS; this is translated from the coding sequence GTGACAACGGCTGTAACCATTCCCAGGCACGGGGGCACTGGAGGGCGTACGGCCGTCGCTGCGCGAGCGCGGCAGGTCGTCAAGGCGTACGGAGCGGGGGAGACCCGGGTCGTCGCGCTCGACCATGTAGATGTGGACATCGCCCGCGGGCAGTTCACGGCGATCATGGGCCCGTCCGGCTCCGGCAAGTCGACGCTGATGCACTGCCTGGCCGGTCTGGACACGGTGACCTCGGGTGAGATCCACCTGGACGAGACCGAGATCACGAAGCTCAAGGACAAGAAGCTCACCCAGCTCCGCCGGGACCGGATCGGCTTCATCTTCCAGGCGTTCAACCTGCTCCCGACGCTCAACGCGCTGGAGAACATCACGCTGCCGATGGACATCGCGGGCCGCAAGCCCGACGCCGACTGGCTGCGGCAGGTCGTGGATACGGTCGGTCTCGCCGAGCGGCTGAAGCACCGCCCCACCGAGCTCTCCGGCGGCCAGCAGCAGCGCGTCGCGGTGGCCCGGGCGCTCGCCGCCCGCCCGGAGATCATCTTCGGTGACGAGCCCACCGGGAACCTGGACTCGCGGGCCGGCGCCGAGGTGCTGAGCTTCCTGCGCAAGTCGGTCGACGAGCTGAACCAGACCATCGTCATGGTCACCCACGACCCGGTGGCCGCTTCCTACGCGGACCGGGTGCTGTACCTCGCTGACGGTCGCATCGTCGACGAGATGCACAACCCGACGGCCGACCAGGTCCTCGACCGCATGAAGGACTTCGACGCGCGCGGGCGGACGTCATGA